A window of Cynocephalus volans isolate mCynVol1 chromosome 3, mCynVol1.pri, whole genome shotgun sequence genomic DNA:
gaatcaacctaaatgcccatcaatggatgaatggataaaaaaactggtatatatacacaatggaatattactcagctataaaaagaaatgatatcccaacatttgcagcaacatagatggaactggaaaccattataagtgaaataagtcaggcacagaaagacaaacaccacataatctcactcatatatggaatctaaaaaaaaaaaaaagtggttctcagagAACGAGGGAGTAGAGTAATGATTACCAGATCTGGGAAGGGCGGGGtatggggaggaggagaagggagaaactaatgggtacaaaactatgctatctaccctaagttgTTCATTATGCagtacatatgcatgtattgaaataacacactatgccccacaaaaataaatataaataaaattgaaataacagaataaaaaaccaaaaaaattgataatataaTAGAACTTAAATTGACTTATAAATTTAGTGTATTTATCATAAAAACCCCACaatatttttggtaaaatttcCAATAATATTCTAaagtttatttggaaaaaataagcaaatgaaagtgGTTAAGAGGGGTGCTTGGACTTATATTGCAGAGCTGTTGATTTCCTGAATTAACTAGTATCACTAATTGGGCTGAAGTATACCAGTTTATTGTGAAATAGGCAAGTCCATATGAAGATGGCTCTGTGACAAAtttcttaggaaaataaaatgatatactgTGACTGAAGGGAGTAGGATCAGATATAGATGAGGATCCTATAGATGGTCAGGGAGCTACTATATAAAATAGTTACGATATCAACTTTAATGAACCCAGTGGAATGAAACAGAGTACATTTAACACTAAAAATATATCTAATCCATCTTTGCTTATTCTGAAAGGACTTTAGAATTGATTGGGGCCTTTGGGTCACTATTCTACCAATGTTCTGTTAACTTGTAGAGATAATGCTTAAGAGTATTCTGGAGAATTGGATACTAGACAATGTGGACATCCATACATCACAGGCACCACTCAATACAGAGTAAGTGGCCTACTAACTCTAACAAAACGGTAATAAATGATTGAAATGACAGAAAGTACTCAAAAGGACAGAATCAGAAGTAGTCTATTAAATAAACTGGAAGATGCTCatgaaaatatctaaatataattACAGTTATATGTTGCATAATAATGTTTTGGCCTATGGTGGACCACATATGACAGTGGTTGGAGCAATAGGCAATACATAGTAGCttatgccatctaggtttgtgtaagtacactctattatgtttgcacaatgatgaaatcgccTAGGGACACATCTCTCAGAACATATCActgttgttaagcaacacatAACTGTACTTGTAAATTAACAAACAAGTGTAGAATATTGTCAATCCCTTATAGTTCTCATataaaattcaagttaaaatTAGAGTTTTATTTATCTATGATGAAATGAGGCCCAGATATCATTACTATACACACGttaaaaacttacaaaaattATCTAATTGTGCTTCTACATTCTGGACTTTTATACACAGGTATTCATAcctatttgtatcttttatacagaaataaatcccaatgcctcatttctttatttgtattatGGCAATATTAGTTACTCTATTGCATAGAAGATGGTTGTATTCTGAAGAATTCAGTTGTTGAATACAAAGTGGTTGAACATTTCCTCTCTTCTGTTTAAAGTAAGTCAACCACACAGGCAAGAGTGAAGATATTTTCATTTGATTGCTTAATCTTTATTTATTCAGTgagaaacaaaacacatttttatctCGTCTCTGAATCTAAAACACTTTTTTCTGTGAAAtggagaataaatatttgattttacttCACTAGAGAGTTGTAAAGATTAATGCAATTCAAAGTGGGTGGTGTTAGATATTTTGCTTGCTACTCtgagaaaaataagcaaacattACATCATTGTTCTGTCATAGTTTTACCAGATACAACCTTAACCACCGCCATGAAGCATCATCTCATCTACCACATTGCATGTGTTCCTCTGTGCAGCTGATTCCTGTGCAAAGTGGTCCTATTTGGGCACTTTGGAAAGTGATTTCTCCTATTGTCTTCTATTGTGTATAATAAAagagcatttattttataaaaattctataaTTCTCAAATTTGGCTCTGTTGTTCCACCAACCAGTTCAAATGAATATAGTTTTATACTATTTAGAGAGTTATTTTTGGGAAAGAGACTACTCTATTAATTATTAGATTTGTTTGTTGGAAGTTAATTTGTATCACCCGAAAAACAATAAAGAGCATGAATTGGGTCTTGTGGTCTACAGGTTTATTGATCACAACCTCACTGATTAACCAGGAAATCCCAGCTGCTCTTAAGCACGCCTTTCTCACTGATGTAGTCAAAATGAACTGTTGATTTCCAAATATGCCATGCTCGTTTGTATATAGAAACATGAGACACCATTGCCTGAAATGTCCTCTTTATATCCTGTTTTCCTAGTCTACTAAGCACACACCATTCTCCTACAATATGTGCTACCACAAGTATATTCAAGGTATTTGGATTATAGATCATGTTTTATTGAACtttgtattttctcccagttcttaGAGCAATATTGGGTAACTATTAAGTGTTTAGTAATAAGTACTTAGTTGAATGAATTCTCtacataataactaaaataactttattaaaacataaatcacATCATGCCACTTCTGTGCTTTAACTGTCTGGTGGCTCCTTGTTGTACTGGAAAAGATCCTAAACTCTTTGAGAGAACATGGAAGGACGACTTTTACCTATCCAATATCACTCTCTTGCCACTATCTGCCTTACAGTTAAGCTGTAACCATGTTGATCTCTCACTTCTTAGAACAAGCCAAGGTCTTTCCCAGCTTAGGTCTTTGCACCtactgtttcctctgcctagaatttTCATCACCCTCTTTTCTTGTGGTTGCCTCCTTTTCATCTTTCACATCTTAACTTAAATGTAACTTCCTCACAGAAGCCCTCCTTGACCACTCAGTCTAAAGACGGTGTCTTCCATACTCTCGAATAAGTACCCTGCTCTATTCTGTGACAGCATTTGTCACAattgtaattatatttatttgttcatatttttgttttctcttttcactaGACTCTGAACACCATGAAGAAGGGACtaattgtatgttttatttatgaCTATAAATCTAGTACCTAGCCCATaatagatgttcagtaaatatttatcaagtgaatGAATAAGACATCCCAATTTCATTGTTCTGATGGCATACTTTGCCTCAACACTCTAGAGTATCAGTAACTTCAGTAgttcaaaattttctttcttgatcaCTGAAGTCACATGCAAACTCACTTTGTCTGATTCACCAGTGTTTGTTAAGCTGTTTAGGTAAGCATCTGAGTGAATGATGTAGCAAGTGCTGCCGAGAAATCTGAAGGTTTGTTTAGACCTTGGTTATCACCGTAACAGAAAAGCAGGGAGAGGCAGCAGGATGTGATGAAAACAGTCTGAGTTTATGTTTATACAATTGGCTCATATCCTGCCTTCATCATTTCCTAGCTGGGTGACTTGGCGCAGGCTATTTGCTCTTTTGAACTCTAGTTTCTTCACGTGTAAACAAgcataataatacctaccttccAGGGCTGTTGCAAGAATTAAGTGAATGCACAGTGCCTAGAAAAATTTCTAGCATATAGAAGACAGATATTAATAATCATAGCTATTGCTATAATTGTCAGATATAGGGCCAGAGGATAACTTTATAAGTTATATAATCTGATAAATATGGCATGTAACTCATTCTTTGCAAGGCATTTCTTTGATTGGCAGCACCAAGCATCCTATCCttaggttttcattttttctctttttcctccttcctccccattAACTTGTtcaaggcattcttcatttcttcattcctAAGAGTGTAGATGATGGGGTTCAGCAGGGGGGTGACAACAGTGAAAAACACAGACACCACCTTGTCCTCTGGGAGGCTAGTGGATGGGCGGGAATAGATGAAGATGCAGTGTCCCAGGAACAGTGTGACTACGGTGAGGTGGGCTGCACAGGTGGACAGGGCCTTCCACCTGCCCTCGGAGATCTGCTGCCTCAGACTCACCAGGATGACTGTGTAGGACACTACAAGGACCACAAAACAGACCACAGAGATGAGCCCACTGTTGGAGACAATGAGGATCTCAATGATGTGGGTATCGGTGCAGGCCAGTTTGATCACCTGAGGTACATCACAGAAGAAGTTGTCAATTTCATCAGGACCACAGTAGGGCAGCTTGATGCTGAGGGAGGTCAGGGCTACCGAGTGGATGGTCCCCCCTATCCAGAGGGCCACAGCCAGGAGAGCACATACCTTCCAGTTCATCACTGTCATGTACTGCAGGGGTTTACAAATGGCCACATACCGGTCATAGGCCATGATGGTGAGGAGGAAGATCTCTGTGCAGGCAAAGAGGTGCAGGAAGAACATCTGGGTCACACAGGCATCAAAGGAGACAAGCTTCTCCTCTGACAAGGTGTCTATCAGCATCTTGGGGACAGTGACAGTGGAGTGGCAGACATCGATAAAGGACAGGTTgctgaggaagaagtacatgggggtaTGGAGCTGGCGGTCATAGTTAATAGTTATGACAACGAGGATGTTCCCAATCAGTGTCAGGACGtagaaaatgagaaatgtgaAAAACACAGCCATCTGTGCCTTCTGATTTACAGATAAACCTCTAAGCCGAAAATATGTCACTAAAGAAGTTTGATTGGGTAGGACAGCCTCTTCCATTCTCTTTGTTGGACACTCCTgttaagaattagaaaaaaccCCTGAACTATAACAGATAATATCTGCATCAATCACTTTGTCACTTAATTTCTTGTGTGTTTATGACTTTTCTCCCCATCTAGAATTTATGGtctaatatttcatatttcttttaaaaattctcattcaGTATCTTAAATTATGTTGGACACCTAGTTGGTGCTAAGCACACACTTTggaataagaaaacagagaatctTGATTCACTAAGAGATAAAACAActtgggagagggaaagggagaaatcaaacaagttatttcTCCCTTCGTGGAGTAAGATATCAGTGAGTAGATTTaggttatagattttttttttttacaggagaAGAAATTAAAGTTCTCTTTACTCTAaataagtaatttgtccaaggtcatacatATCTGGGCTTTGAACATAGTTCTGTTTATTGTCCTGTTTACTGCACTTTTCACTAACCCAAACTACTTGCTCCCCTGTTGGTTTTGTCATGCTGCTCTGAGACTATAAATTCCATGATCTAGCTTTCAGAGGGCAACCGCTTTTCACCGAACTGCTGGGCAACTGACAACCTGGCTGTAATGTTTTTTGAACAGTTTTTGATGGGAGGCTGGATCAAACTCTGGAAGCCTTGGACAATCTGGAAAAAGTGAAGGGAAGCTTTCCTCTCCTCCACCCCTTGGCTGAGTGCAGACTTGCTCATTTTTAAACTAGAAGTCAAGGTCCAGACCTAATAGCATCACTGTCTTGACAGCTTATCTCCAGCTCTTTTCCAAGTCCCATTCTGTTATCTGACTTACTGGTCCACAAGTAAAACAAAcatagttgttttattttcttttaaatacagaTTTATGACCCAAGcatcactattttaaaataagtgcaTGCATTTTGTAGAGTCACAGGATCTTAGCTCTGAACAGGACTTGAGAGTTTACATaatgtatctttaaaaattttacaagtaGAGAAAATGAGGTACAAGGAGGCAAAGCAACTGACTTAAGGTTACACAGATTTGGAGTCACGGCTTGGTCTTGAGCGCAGGTCTCCTGAATCATcttctgtcctttctccactcGACCACTACGTGATCTGAATTTTCTTGATGGTTGGCGTAATTGGGGAGTTAAGTAGAATGTGTCTTAGTgaacttcctcttcctctcctagGTGTCCTGAGCCAGAATGAGGGGTGAGGATCTGTGGGGAGCCTCTCTTCTCTTGCTCGCGTCCTCCTGCTGCAGCCTTGGTGCACAGCCTTCCACCCAAGGAGGCTGTGTCTCTCGGTTCCTTGGGCCACATCGTTTTATGCTACCTCTTTCCTGCTATGGATCACTGCTGGTGCTTTATATTATCCCTCAAGATCAGGCTCTCTGACAGACAAATGAATCAACTCCACACTGCATATGAAAAAGAAAGCTTCTCTTCTGCTCCtagctctctctttcttctcagaTATTTCCTATACCTCATTATGCTGGTCTTCTGCAAATAATGGCTCTTTTTGTTGTCTATATCAGAGGTTAGTCAAATCAAGGAACTAGCAAAATAGATCTGTGACAAAGATCTTCTTGGGGCAAGAAGATCTAGTGCTTGGATTAATATTTCCAGCAACATCTAAATGTAGCTATAGATTAattttgctgtttagaaattattcttagagcatttacttaaAGCTTTTGCTccaaaaaactattttaaatgtttaatgatTTACATCTGTTTTCATGGTTGCAAAATGAAAAGCTGAAAAACTAACTGGCCAAGAATGGAACCAGGggtttattttaaattcagtatTGGAAATTTCACTTGCACAGGCAGGAGAATGTGTGCACATCAAGAACTAGGTCTAAAATGAAGACTTCTGTTTCCTTCTCACAGgatatggatatatatttttaactaaatctTTTTAGttgtcatatttttttctatttctgtggagctTCAGGAAAAAATGCTTTGAGAATGGAGCTGTGTCCAACTGCAGTAGAATTTGGTATTAGTTTATGTCGAGAATATGgtatacaaaaagaaaacctagCATCTATAGCATACATTCCAGGAAAATGGTAGAAAATGATAAACagcaaaaacagaataaaactagaatgtTTATAGAACTCACCCTGGGTTGTTTCTGGTGCTCTTAGTACCTCCAAAAGTAACTGTAGTTTCAATATCAAGAATATTATCTCCCAGTAGAAATAACAATTTGTTTGAAGTTGGACAAGTCCAATAACCCCATTTACCTCGATTTTTCCGTAAAGAAGCCGAGAGCCTTTGAAGTTCTTGTTCACAGTTCTGGTGATAAATACCAGTAGAAGTATTTGGTGATATTTTCTGGTGAGAGGTACTATTTCAGGATTTCTGCAAAAATCACACCTTTGCGCCTATATTATTGTCATCATATTTTCTCAATATGCTGAAGTTTGGAACGCTAATTAAGATTTTTTAGGTCTGGTTTTAATTACTGAAGATGTGGTATAGGAATGGTAGATTTTTTGCACTTTTTCAGATTGTAGTGTTAAGTAGAAGGGATTAAAAACCACAATTAACAACTTTTGCAGGCCATGCTAGTTTATCAAGAAACGTCTAACACAAAACTTTGACATACTTATTCATAAAACCAGTGTGGCTGAAGCATCCCGTTTTCTTTGTAGCACACTCTCTAGGTGCAAGTTTTGTATTGTTAGTTTCAGAAGGATTATTCCACTCTCTGAGGAGGACatgtagagaaagaaagcaggtgCCAGCTGTAGTGTTGGTGTTCTTCTACCTGTATTATATAGGTTTTATATCCTTGGGAACTTCCAAGCAATGACATAGCTTGCCCTAGTCACTAGTTAGAGAAAGTTAATTACCTGGGGACTGAAGTTACAGACTTTGCAATTGTCATTAAGAGAATTTAATGAGAAAGCAGGACTTTAACATCTAATTTTTTAGGATATATTTCTACATGATTAAATGAGCTACTGTTTAGTGATttcctactatgtgctaagtaTTGGGTGATAGGCcttcatactttcttttttaatccatttaaaaacaCAGAGGTGAGAGAAGTGAATGGAGTTTAGATTTATGCAGCTCTCTGACAGGGAAGTTAAGTGCTTTGACTAGAGGCAGATTGTCTGGGTGCAAATTCCAATTTGTAattttgggcaagtcacttaacctatCTTTTCTCATTGTAAAACATGAATAACaaaggtaaatttttttaaactcataaagtctttgtaaAAGCACATGGCACTTAGGAAGGGTGTTACTATATTAACAAAATTATGTAATATGCAAttcaggcaaaacaaaacaaaacaaacaaaccatccTACCACCAACTACCAGGCAGCATTTTTGGCTTTAATTATTCATTGTTTTGGATAATAGTGAAAATTTAGAACCTCTTGCCCCaattctttttttgctttctcttcttaGACATATGAGCTTGGTTGCTTAACTTAGTGAAAGAAGAATCCAAAGGAGAGGGATGAAGATTATGCTTTGAGTTTGAATTTTAAGATTGATAGTCTTGTGGGATGGTTGGGAGATCCTAAATCAAACGTATGGAGCTAGAAATGTCTTCAAGCCAAATATCTATGCAACAGTGTGTAGAAGAGAAGATGATAATAGAGGGAAAATGTCACAAGTTACTGAAAATGCTTCTTTCCAAGCCCTTGTGGCTTGGGctcctttctccatctttctTGTTGGATTCATTATTATTGATCAGAGCCTAGACTTCGCTGCATTAAAAAACTTGGCGCTTCCAGAACTTACAGATATTACTACTTGACCATGTTGGACTTATACTAATATTTGTAGTATTGTCACTGAAATAGCCTTGGAAGTCAGGGTACACATTAGGAAGAGGGATATACTGGCCATACTAATATTCTGTACTTTTGGAATTGAAATACTTTATCATAGGCATGATATACCAAGGGCAATACAGAAAATGATGTTCAGTTGATTATAAGGCAATTACTATAACCACTGTTATTGGTAAAATGCAAGGTTGAAATATTAATCTTTGACCTCCTTATATTAGTTTCTGTCCCTCTCCCCCCCAAATCTTGGTGCCCTCTCTCCCTGGCCCACTACTTCCCTCTG
This region includes:
- the LOC134373978 gene encoding olfactory receptor 4E1, with translation MEEAVLPNQTSLVTYFRLRGLSVNQKAQMAVFFTFLIFYVLTLIGNILVVITINYDRQLHTPMYFFLSNLSFIDVCHSTVTVPKMLIDTLSEEKLVSFDACVTQMFFLHLFACTEIFLLTIMAYDRYVAICKPLQYMTVMNWKVCALLAVALWIGGTIHSVALTSLSIKLPYCGPDEIDNFFCDVPQVIKLACTDTHIIEILIVSNSGLISVVCFVVLVVSYTVILVSLRQQISEGRWKALSTCAAHLTVVTLFLGHCIFIYSRPSTSLPEDKVVSVFFTVVTPLLNPIIYTLRNEEMKNALNKLMGRKEEKEKK